From Weissella confusa, a single genomic window includes:
- the ileS gene encoding isoleucine--tRNA ligase: MKMKQTLNLGKTKFPMRGNLPQTELQRENIWFENKVYEQRQKMNEGKPSFMLHDGPPYANGNIHIGHAMNKISKDIIVRYKSMNGFYAPFVPGWDTHGLPIEQQLTKAGKDRKAVGPVIWRKMAEEFARKQVKTQMADFKRLGISADWDNPYLTLLPEFEAAQLRVFGEMAKKNLIYRGKKPVFWSWSSESALAMAEIEYHDIESDTAFFSERVKDGKGLLDNDTYFIAWTTTPWTVPASQALALNADFEYSQIQPKGSDKKYIVASALLGAVAPKFGWDEYEVVATFTGKELEMVTTEHPFMDREILVVNADYVTADAGTGAVHTAPGFGEDDFATGQRYNMPVIMNVDDQGKMTAEAGPDFEGVFYQDADKVALQKLEEADALILHEPVVHSYPFDWRTKKPVIFRAVPQWFASIDSFRQDILDALDDVTFQPEWGKKRLYNMIRDRGDWVISRQRVWGVPLPIFYAEDGTAIVDPEIIDHIADLVAEHGSNVWFEREAKDLLPEGYSNEHSPNGEFTKETDIMDVWFDSGTSHQGVMATRPNLSFPEDLVLEGSDQYRGWFNSSLITGVAVTGKAPYKSVLSQGFVLDGNGEKMSKSLGNIISPNEVVKEMGAEIIRLWVTSVDSSADVRVSMDLLSQTSETYRKIRNTMRFLLANTSDFDPKADTVAFDDLVAADQYFYARFNKLVADIKAAYDAYDFQAVNKLVINFINVDLSAFYLDFAKDILYVEAPKGHARLSLQTVLYKVLVDLDKLLLPILPHTAEEIFEYLEHEEGDFAYLTEMPVVEDIANADELMAKWSQFMTLRDAVNKSLEVARDAKLIGKPAEAAVTLFLTDDQKAWLDSLGQDVRVLLLVSQLHVASADEAGDATDFDGYKIAVAHAEGEESPRDRMYHTDLGADPDFPMLSAHEAQIVRENFPEALTEGLE; the protein is encoded by the coding sequence ATGAAGATGAAGCAAACCTTGAACCTAGGAAAGACGAAGTTCCCAATGCGTGGTAACCTACCACAAACTGAGCTACAACGTGAAAACATCTGGTTCGAGAACAAGGTCTATGAGCAACGTCAAAAGATGAACGAAGGTAAGCCATCATTTATGCTTCACGATGGCCCTCCATATGCTAACGGAAACATTCACATCGGACACGCAATGAACAAGATTTCTAAGGATATCATCGTTCGTTACAAGTCAATGAATGGTTTCTACGCACCATTTGTCCCTGGTTGGGATACGCACGGTTTGCCAATTGAACAACAATTGACAAAGGCTGGTAAGGATCGCAAGGCGGTTGGACCAGTTATCTGGCGTAAGATGGCCGAAGAATTTGCACGTAAGCAAGTTAAGACGCAAATGGCCGACTTCAAGCGTTTGGGAATTTCAGCTGACTGGGATAACCCATACTTGACGTTGTTGCCTGAGTTCGAAGCTGCACAATTGCGCGTCTTCGGTGAGATGGCCAAGAAGAACTTGATCTACCGTGGTAAGAAGCCTGTCTTCTGGTCATGGTCATCAGAGTCTGCTTTGGCAATGGCTGAAATCGAATACCACGACATTGAGTCAGACACGGCGTTCTTCTCAGAGCGCGTTAAGGACGGTAAGGGCTTGTTGGATAACGACACGTACTTCATCGCCTGGACGACGACGCCTTGGACGGTACCAGCTTCACAAGCTTTGGCTTTGAACGCTGATTTCGAATACTCACAAATCCAACCCAAGGGTTCAGACAAGAAGTACATCGTTGCTTCAGCTTTGTTGGGTGCCGTTGCACCTAAGTTCGGCTGGGACGAGTACGAAGTTGTCGCAACCTTCACTGGTAAGGAACTTGAAATGGTGACAACTGAGCACCCATTCATGGACCGTGAGATTTTGGTTGTTAACGCTGATTACGTTACGGCAGATGCCGGTACTGGTGCGGTTCACACGGCCCCAGGATTTGGTGAAGATGACTTTGCTACCGGTCAACGCTACAACATGCCAGTTATCATGAACGTTGATGACCAAGGTAAGATGACGGCTGAAGCTGGTCCTGACTTTGAAGGTGTCTTCTACCAAGACGCTGACAAGGTTGCTTTGCAAAAGCTTGAAGAAGCTGATGCGTTGATCTTGCACGAGCCAGTTGTTCACAGCTACCCATTTGACTGGCGTACTAAGAAGCCAGTTATCTTCCGTGCTGTGCCACAATGGTTCGCTTCAATCGACAGCTTCCGTCAAGACATTTTGGATGCATTGGACGATGTAACGTTCCAACCAGAATGGGGTAAGAAGCGTTTGTACAACATGATCCGCGACCGTGGCGACTGGGTTATCTCACGTCAACGTGTTTGGGGTGTGCCATTGCCAATCTTCTACGCTGAAGATGGTACGGCAATTGTTGACCCTGAAATCATTGACCACATCGCTGACTTGGTAGCTGAGCACGGTTCAAACGTTTGGTTCGAACGTGAGGCCAAGGACTTGTTGCCAGAAGGTTACTCAAACGAGCACTCACCAAATGGCGAATTTACCAAGGAAACGGACATCATGGACGTTTGGTTCGATTCAGGAACTTCACACCAAGGTGTTATGGCCACTCGTCCAAACCTAAGCTTCCCAGAAGATTTGGTTTTGGAAGGTTCTGACCAATACCGTGGTTGGTTCAACTCATCATTGATCACTGGTGTTGCCGTAACTGGTAAGGCTCCTTACAAGTCAGTCTTGTCACAAGGATTCGTCTTGGACGGAAACGGTGAGAAGATGTCTAAGTCATTGGGTAACATCATTTCACCTAACGAAGTGGTGAAGGAGATGGGTGCTGAAATTATCCGTTTGTGGGTAACGTCAGTTGATTCATCAGCCGATGTTCGTGTGTCAATGGACTTGTTGTCACAAACTTCTGAGACATACCGTAAGATCCGAAACACGATGCGTTTCTTGTTGGCTAACACGTCAGACTTTGATCCAAAGGCTGACACAGTTGCCTTTGATGACTTGGTTGCAGCTGATCAATACTTCTATGCTCGCTTTAACAAGTTGGTTGCCGACATTAAGGCTGCCTACGACGCATACGACTTCCAAGCAGTAAACAAGTTGGTTATCAACTTTATTAACGTTGACTTGTCAGCGTTCTACTTGGACTTCGCTAAGGACATCTTGTATGTTGAAGCGCCTAAGGGACACGCCCGTTTGTCATTGCAAACGGTCTTGTACAAGGTCTTGGTAGACTTGGACAAGTTGTTGTTGCCAATCTTGCCACACACGGCTGAAGAAATCTTCGAGTATCTAGAGCACGAAGAAGGCGACTTTGCTTACTTGACTGAGATGCCAGTTGTTGAAGACATTGCTAACGCTGACGAATTGATGGCTAAGTGGTCACAATTCATGACGTTGCGCGATGCCGTGAACAAGTCACTTGAAGTTGCACGTGATGCTAAGTTGATTGGTAAGCCAGCCGAAGCAGCGGTAACGTTGTTCTTGACTGACGACCAAAAGGCTTGGTTGGATTCATTGGGACAAGATGTTCGCGTCTTGTTGCTTGTTTCTCAATTGCACGTGGCATCAGCTGATGAAGCTGGTGATGCCACGGACTTTGATGGTTACAAGATTGCGGTTGCTCACGCAGAAGGTGAAGAGTCACCACGTGATCGTATGTACCACACTGATTTGGGTGCAGATCCTGACTTCCCAATGTTGTCAGCACACGAAGCACAAATCGTCCGCGAGAACTTCCCTGAGGCTTTGACTGAAGGTTTGGAGTAA
- a CDS encoding DivIVA domain-containing protein, whose product MALTPQEIHAKEFNTKSNKWYDKAEVTAFLDQIVTDYDGLLQENQTLKTQLAEADANAKQVEEMKQSVNSSILIAQEAADRLKKQTEAEAEATLQQAQAEAQKIVMEANAKANSLLTESQSKNEALVAEHDALNKEMGAFKAKIEGMLNAQLDLVKTDDWAAFQQPAAFQQPQSAAPVAPESAASQASSEVETVVIFPESNENEENFLNKD is encoded by the coding sequence ATGGCATTGACCCCACAAGAGATTCACGCTAAGGAATTTAACACAAAGAGTAACAAGTGGTACGACAAGGCTGAAGTAACGGCTTTCTTGGACCAAATCGTAACGGACTACGATGGTTTGCTACAAGAGAACCAAACTTTGAAGACGCAATTGGCTGAAGCAGATGCTAACGCTAAGCAAGTTGAAGAGATGAAGCAATCTGTTAACTCATCAATCTTGATCGCCCAAGAAGCAGCTGACCGTTTGAAGAAGCAAACTGAAGCTGAAGCTGAGGCAACGTTGCAACAAGCACAAGCTGAAGCACAAAAGATTGTTATGGAAGCTAACGCTAAGGCCAACTCATTGTTGACTGAATCTCAATCAAAGAACGAAGCATTGGTTGCTGAGCACGATGCTTTGAACAAGGAAATGGGCGCATTCAAGGCTAAGATTGAAGGTATGTTGAACGCACAATTGGACTTGGTTAAGACTGATGACTGGGCTGCATTCCAACAACCTGCTGCATTCCAACAACCACAATCAGCCGCTCCGGTTGCACCAGAGTCAGCTGCGTCACAAGCTAGTTCAGAGGTCGAGACGGTTGTTATCTTCCCTGAATCAAACGAAAACGAAGAAAACTTCTTGAATAAGGACTAA
- a CDS encoding RNA-binding protein: protein MADNVSQHFRPSEAAFLDVAQGLIRQALDEYRPVLTNFLNPRQRYILETLVNQHDELKIAHSGGYTDAESARSLIAPDYYDVQQDDFEIAAIRINYPTKFAELHHSTVLGTLINNGLSRDSFGDIISSEDGDWQIVATEQMARFITSSLDHVGKTKVRFEPMMLADIVTPQEEWDDINTTVSSLRLDTIVANGYNVSRTHAKELVERGMVRVNWTEIDRPDFMLAVNDLISVRRFGRMKLLAENGITKKDKWRVTLAVIKK, encoded by the coding sequence ATGGCAGATAATGTATCACAACATTTCCGCCCGAGCGAAGCTGCATTTCTTGATGTAGCGCAAGGCTTAATTCGTCAGGCATTGGATGAGTATCGTCCAGTACTGACGAATTTTTTGAACCCGCGGCAGAGATATATTTTGGAGACGTTGGTTAACCAGCATGATGAGTTAAAGATTGCTCACTCTGGTGGCTATACTGATGCCGAAAGTGCACGGTCCTTGATTGCACCAGATTACTACGATGTGCAACAGGACGATTTTGAAATTGCTGCAATCCGCATCAACTATCCAACCAAGTTTGCTGAACTACATCATAGTACAGTGCTTGGTACGTTAATTAACAATGGCTTATCTCGAGATAGTTTCGGGGACATTATTAGTAGCGAAGATGGTGATTGGCAGATTGTTGCAACGGAGCAGATGGCGCGATTTATCACGTCATCACTGGATCACGTTGGTAAAACAAAGGTTCGTTTTGAACCAATGATGCTAGCTGATATTGTCACACCACAAGAGGAGTGGGACGATATCAATACAACTGTGTCATCCCTTCGACTAGATACTATAGTGGCTAATGGGTATAATGTATCTAGAACGCATGCTAAAGAATTAGTTGAGCGTGGCATGGTCCGAGTAAATTGGACCGAGATTGACCGACCAGATTTTATGTTGGCGGTCAACGATTTAATTTCAGTGCGCCGGTTCGGTCGCATGAAATTGCTAGCTGAAAATGGTATAACAAAAAAAGATAAATGGCGCGTCACACTGGCCGTCATTAAGAAATAG
- a CDS encoding YggT family protein — protein sequence MLTLIFSLLMLVLRAMEFVILIWVLMSWLPGAQQSALGQLLGRIAGIVVDPIRRVMPRTGIIDFTPLIGLLLLQAAQVGLRAIAQAF from the coding sequence ATGTTAACACTCATTTTTTCGTTATTGATGTTGGTCTTGCGTGCCATGGAGTTCGTAATCTTGATTTGGGTGCTGATGTCATGGTTGCCCGGGGCACAACAATCAGCCTTGGGACAATTGCTAGGTCGTATTGCCGGAATCGTCGTTGATCCGATTCGCCGTGTGATGCCTCGTACGGGAATTATCGACTTTACCCCATTGATTGGTTTGCTACTATTGCAAGCTGCTCAAGTTGGCCTACGCGCAATTGCACAAGCATTCTAG
- a CDS encoding cell division protein SepF, with product MAFENFRNFFMGSDSDYYYEEEEAPEEQYVQEPAQQAPSKTKANNANATRPTAARRPNVLPMDGSRPGETSKIALYEPRTYADAQTIATQLLAGEAVIVNLGSIDENTGKRVLDYLGGTAFAVDGIIERVGERIFLATPHNFEISGTISQNLGQQFN from the coding sequence ATGGCTTTTGAGAATTTTAGAAACTTCTTCATGGGATCAGATAGTGATTACTACTATGAAGAAGAAGAGGCACCGGAAGAGCAATACGTGCAAGAACCTGCACAACAAGCACCGTCAAAGACTAAGGCTAATAATGCAAATGCAACACGTCCAACGGCAGCACGTCGTCCAAACGTTTTGCCAATGGATGGCTCACGTCCAGGTGAGACGTCAAAGATTGCATTGTATGAGCCACGTACGTACGCTGATGCCCAAACAATTGCGACGCAATTGTTGGCTGGTGAAGCGGTTATCGTAAACCTAGGTTCAATTGATGAAAACACGGGAAAGCGTGTGCTTGACTACCTAGGTGGGACGGCGTTTGCTGTTGACGGTATCATTGAACGTGTTGGTGAGCGCATCTTCCTTGCGACGCCTCACAATTTTGAGATTTCAGGAACGATTTCTCAAAACTTGGGACAACAATTTAATTAA
- the ftsZ gene encoding cell division protein FtsZ, protein MDFQMDMNQEYGATIKVIGVGGGGGNAVNQMVNDGVEGVEFIVANTDAQALERSAAENKIQIGAKATRGLGAGARPEVGEAAAKESEQEIADALAGADMVFVTAGMGGGTGTGAAPVIAKIAKDSGALTIGVVTRPFSFEGPKRGKSAAEGLAKLKENVDTLIVIANNNLLQIVDKKAPIMEAFKMVDDVLLQGVSGISDLITKPGIINLDFADVKTAMAGQGTALMGIGSASGENRAAEATRKAIASPLLEAKIEGATNVLLSVKGGADMSLFEAQEASETIAQAAGTDIDIIFGTTIDMEMEGELVVTVIATGIDRPATPRPEINLGAANTASPFEAVSEPVAPVQQQTAPVQPQQPVNTDPFADWNVTAEPAQQATPAQAAPVEPVQPLSSENTAADEEIERPAYFNWMKRGEK, encoded by the coding sequence ATGGATTTCCAAATGGATATGAACCAAGAGTACGGCGCAACGATTAAAGTAATTGGTGTCGGTGGTGGTGGTGGAAACGCCGTTAACCAAATGGTGAATGACGGTGTTGAAGGTGTTGAGTTTATCGTAGCCAACACTGATGCCCAAGCGTTGGAGCGTTCAGCTGCAGAAAACAAGATTCAAATCGGTGCTAAGGCAACTCGTGGTTTGGGTGCTGGAGCTCGTCCAGAAGTTGGTGAAGCTGCTGCTAAGGAAAGCGAGCAAGAAATTGCTGATGCTTTGGCCGGTGCAGACATGGTCTTCGTTACTGCTGGAATGGGTGGTGGTACTGGTACTGGTGCCGCACCAGTTATTGCTAAGATCGCCAAGGACTCAGGTGCTTTGACGATTGGTGTCGTAACACGTCCATTCTCATTTGAAGGTCCAAAGCGTGGCAAGTCAGCTGCCGAAGGATTGGCTAAGTTGAAGGAAAACGTTGATACGTTGATCGTTATCGCTAACAACAACTTGCTACAAATCGTTGATAAGAAGGCGCCAATTATGGAAGCCTTCAAGATGGTCGACGATGTCTTGTTGCAAGGTGTTTCAGGTATCTCAGACTTGATTACTAAGCCTGGTATCATCAATTTGGACTTTGCCGATGTTAAGACAGCGATGGCCGGTCAAGGTACTGCCTTGATGGGTATTGGGTCAGCTTCTGGTGAAAACCGTGCTGCCGAAGCAACGCGCAAGGCCATCGCTTCACCATTGTTGGAAGCTAAGATTGAAGGCGCTACGAACGTTTTGCTTTCAGTTAAGGGTGGCGCAGACATGTCATTGTTCGAAGCGCAAGAAGCTTCAGAGACGATTGCACAAGCTGCTGGAACAGACATTGACATTATCTTCGGTACAACGATTGATATGGAAATGGAAGGCGAGTTGGTTGTGACGGTTATTGCAACTGGTATTGATCGTCCAGCAACGCCACGTCCAGAAATCAACTTGGGCGCAGCCAACACAGCTAGCCCATTTGAAGCAGTGTCTGAGCCGGTAGCGCCTGTGCAACAACAAACTGCACCGGTTCAACCACAACAACCAGTTAACACTGATCCTTTTGCTGACTGGAACGTGACGGCTGAGCCCGCACAACAAGCAACGCCTGCACAAGCTGCTCCGGTTGAACCAGTTCAACCGCTTTCATCAGAAAACACAGCTGCTGACGAAGAAATTGAGCGTCCAGCTTACTTTAACTGGATGAAGCGTGGCGAAAAGTAA
- the ftsA gene encoding cell division protein FtsA produces MANHGLIVGLDVGTNTIKVLAADVRDQQANIVAVGRSIAHGVKRGVVVDIEATANDIRQAVAQINEQTSTPVTEVVASLPASNIQIQNVSGTVTVKDSQHISYEDVSAAVKEAVKVNVPSDREIVELLPTEFIVDDFDGIQDPNDMVGMRLEMKAVAYTAPRNVMGNLRLAIAKAGLQLRDFVLTPLAYSKTILDDGQQEFGTIILDMGAGHTTATVVHDHQLKFLSTFPAGSDNISRDISAVLEVGLHDADMLKLDSGLALSSMAREDNKLVIKKVSSEETEQISEVLLAQIIEARLMQILDKLGEKLQLVGAFELPGGIVVTGGGAALRGMTEAIRSVYNVQVKPFSPTDIGLRHPGYAGAWALVHYAAQQSPIQLIVKEALYGLPLTVVGQPTIAVATPVQKPATNRRPVRPESQTVVEPSVNDMDDVNYDDEEKTKKKSALFSFFKEFFD; encoded by the coding sequence ATGGCCAACCACGGGTTAATAGTTGGTCTCGATGTCGGGACAAACACGATAAAAGTGCTAGCGGCGGATGTTCGAGATCAGCAAGCTAACATTGTGGCGGTTGGTCGTTCGATTGCCCACGGCGTTAAGCGCGGTGTTGTTGTGGATATTGAAGCAACAGCTAATGATATTCGACAAGCAGTTGCACAAATCAATGAGCAAACCAGCACGCCAGTCACTGAAGTTGTGGCTAGCTTGCCTGCAAGCAACATTCAAATTCAAAATGTTAGCGGTACAGTGACGGTAAAGGATAGTCAACACATTTCGTATGAAGACGTCTCAGCAGCCGTGAAAGAAGCTGTTAAAGTTAACGTGCCAAGCGATCGTGAAATTGTTGAACTATTGCCTACCGAATTTATCGTAGATGATTTTGATGGTATTCAAGATCCAAACGATATGGTGGGGATGCGTCTAGAAATGAAGGCGGTTGCCTATACAGCTCCTCGCAATGTGATGGGGAACTTGCGACTGGCAATTGCTAAAGCTGGATTGCAATTACGCGACTTCGTGTTGACGCCACTTGCTTATAGCAAGACGATTTTGGATGACGGACAACAGGAATTTGGCACAATCATTTTGGATATGGGTGCTGGTCACACAACGGCAACCGTTGTTCATGATCATCAACTAAAGTTCCTATCAACTTTCCCAGCTGGAAGCGATAATATCTCACGCGATATTAGTGCAGTTTTGGAAGTTGGGTTGCATGATGCAGACATGTTGAAGCTTGATTCTGGTTTGGCGCTTTCAAGCATGGCTCGTGAAGATAATAAGCTTGTTATCAAGAAGGTTAGTTCAGAAGAAACTGAGCAAATCTCTGAGGTATTGTTGGCACAAATTATCGAAGCGCGTCTCATGCAAATTTTGGACAAGCTTGGCGAGAAGCTACAACTTGTTGGGGCGTTTGAATTGCCAGGTGGCATTGTTGTTACCGGTGGTGGTGCTGCCTTGCGTGGCATGACTGAAGCAATTCGTAGTGTCTACAATGTGCAAGTTAAGCCATTTTCACCAACTGACATTGGGTTGCGTCACCCTGGTTATGCCGGAGCTTGGGCTTTGGTTCACTATGCTGCGCAACAATCACCAATTCAATTGATTGTGAAGGAGGCCTTGTACGGCTTGCCATTGACAGTTGTTGGTCAACCAACAATCGCGGTGGCAACACCAGTGCAAAAGCCAGCGACAAATCGCCGACCTGTTCGACCTGAAAGTCAAACGGTGGTAGAACCATCAGTTAATGACATGGATGATGTCAATTACGATGATGAAGAGAAGACTAAGAAGAAGAGTGCATTGTTTAGCTTCTTCAAGGAATTCTTCGACTAA
- a CDS encoding cell division protein FtsQ/DivIB, with protein MANENESKPKGTKSSDIQAHLDALLSEDDWSSLPTRQSKEKKARRELKLPRRLRETFAEEPEDSVAESVEPVVESEPILFPYERGAILSATALTVLAGVLIYLMSPLSQVNHYKVVGSESLSKQAVLDAAQLKTGQPLLTTLHQADYFSKMAAQRNPQISGLKFELGSDNTIEIKVNEIVKVGYVKADTHYYPILENGKMLTSAEADQPVGGLPLYDNFTSVADLKLVLAEFGKLPLALRRSVSEIVWSPTKQNNQRLELYMNDGNEVLISADDLASKLKYYPAMAASLDNKTGIADLQVGAYFTPYGQ; from the coding sequence ATGGCCAATGAAAATGAATCGAAGCCGAAAGGAACGAAATCAAGTGATATTCAAGCGCACTTAGATGCATTGTTGTCGGAAGATGACTGGTCATCATTGCCTACACGCCAGTCGAAAGAAAAAAAGGCTCGTCGTGAATTAAAACTACCTCGTCGCTTACGTGAAACGTTTGCTGAAGAACCCGAAGATTCGGTGGCCGAAAGTGTTGAGCCGGTTGTAGAATCCGAGCCGATTCTCTTTCCCTACGAGCGTGGTGCTATTCTCTCGGCAACTGCACTAACGGTATTGGCAGGTGTCTTAATTTACTTGATGTCACCACTGAGTCAGGTGAATCACTATAAAGTGGTCGGATCAGAAAGTCTTAGCAAGCAAGCTGTGTTGGACGCAGCGCAATTGAAAACTGGCCAGCCACTGTTGACGACGCTCCACCAAGCTGATTATTTCAGTAAGATGGCTGCACAACGTAATCCGCAAATTTCAGGTCTTAAGTTTGAATTGGGTTCTGATAACACCATTGAAATCAAGGTCAACGAAATCGTGAAAGTGGGTTACGTCAAAGCAGATACGCATTACTATCCGATTTTGGAAAACGGTAAGATGCTGACGAGTGCTGAGGCGGATCAACCGGTCGGTGGGTTGCCACTGTATGATAATTTCACTTCAGTTGCTGATTTAAAATTAGTTTTAGCTGAGTTTGGTAAACTCCCATTGGCGTTACGCCGCTCGGTTTCTGAAATTGTTTGGTCACCAACTAAGCAAAATAATCAACGTCTTGAGTTGTATATGAATGATGGCAATGAAGTTTTGATTAGCGCAGATGACCTGGCAAGTAAACTGAAATATTACCCAGCTATGGCTGCATCGCTGGATAATAAAACCGGAATTGCCGACTTACAAGTCGGTGCATATTTCACACCATACGGACAATAA
- the murG gene encoding undecaprenyldiphospho-muramoylpentapeptide beta-N-acetylglucosaminyltransferase: MRIVVSGGGTGGHIYPALATVKQLKQLEPDTEVLYIGGERGLEKSIVPEAGFDFKALAVQGFSRSLSLDNVKTVYLFLTATRKAKKMLEDFKPDVVVGTGGYVSGPVLYAAQQLKIPTVIHEQNSVVGVTNKFLARHVTKVGVAFPAALSAFKDGLATVVGNPRAQEVVDGEGAFDWDTLHLSADKPTVLIFGGSQGALKLNKAMVAGMSKFAYRPYQVIFVTGGKRYDDVQADLRAGGVVPAENVAVVPYIGNMPQLMPVVDLVVGRAGATSLAEQTALGKPMVLIPSPYVTNDHQTKNARSLVEAGAAEMITEESLSGTTLFGTIDHLMTHDDQRAAMAKAAKELGVPDAADQFIKLIKTVIK; this comes from the coding sequence ATGCGTATTGTTGTTTCAGGTGGTGGAACTGGGGGACACATTTACCCAGCGCTAGCAACGGTTAAGCAATTGAAGCAATTAGAACCAGATACCGAAGTGTTGTACATCGGTGGTGAACGTGGCTTGGAAAAGTCAATCGTGCCAGAAGCTGGATTCGACTTTAAGGCTTTGGCCGTGCAAGGGTTCAGTCGCTCATTGTCACTTGATAATGTGAAGACGGTCTATCTTTTCTTGACGGCTACTCGCAAGGCTAAGAAGATGCTGGAAGACTTTAAGCCGGATGTTGTGGTTGGAACTGGTGGTTATGTTTCTGGTCCAGTGCTATATGCAGCCCAACAACTTAAGATTCCAACGGTTATTCACGAGCAAAACTCGGTTGTGGGTGTCACAAACAAGTTTTTGGCCCGTCATGTGACGAAGGTCGGGGTTGCCTTTCCGGCGGCGCTATCAGCCTTTAAGGATGGTTTGGCAACAGTTGTTGGAAATCCACGTGCCCAAGAAGTCGTTGACGGTGAAGGAGCATTTGATTGGGATACCTTGCACTTGTCTGCAGATAAGCCAACGGTGTTGATCTTCGGTGGCTCACAAGGGGCGTTGAAGTTGAACAAGGCCATGGTTGCAGGCATGTCAAAGTTCGCTTACCGTCCATACCAAGTTATCTTCGTTACGGGTGGCAAGCGCTATGACGACGTACAAGCAGATCTACGTGCCGGTGGTGTCGTACCAGCTGAAAATGTCGCTGTTGTACCATACATCGGTAACATGCCACAATTGATGCCAGTTGTGGATTTGGTCGTTGGACGTGCCGGTGCGACGAGTTTGGCGGAACAAACGGCATTGGGTAAGCCAATGGTTTTGATTCCAAGCCCATACGTGACGAATGATCACCAAACAAAGAATGCCCGTAGCTTGGTTGAAGCCGGTGCAGCTGAAATGATTACTGAAGAGTCACTTTCAGGTACAACGTTGTTTGGCACAATCGACCACTTGATGACGCACGATGATCAACGTGCTGCGATGGCTAAGGCAGCCAAGGAATTGGGTGTGCCTGACGCAGCTGACCAATTCATCAAGTTGATTAAAACAGTTATTAAATAA